A window of Populus trichocarpa isolate Nisqually-1 chromosome 17, P.trichocarpa_v4.1, whole genome shotgun sequence genomic DNA:
TCcctaatgctctgataccaatttgttgtgcatactggaccgaaagcaaacacaaataaaacacaaacaaacagatttacgtggttccccaaaaccgggtacgtccacggaggcaacagattgtatattattggaggaatgatacaaacactcaactcaacccaGTACAATCCCACAAAACCCAGTGTTTTACTCTTACACTCGGTGTTTCTCTCAAATCTGCACTCTTTCACTCTCACAGTTgcactctctcttcttcctctgcacACACACTGCACTCTTCCTCTACTGCACTCTCTCCCGTCTCTCTCTTTATAGGTGAATGGAGAAGCATTGACAGCAACCCATGTGCAGAACCAACTACTACAATGACAAAAGTCATGGTGGTTGGAGAAAGGTTGACAAAAATGTTGACAATTGCTACACACTGATGGCAACTAAAGTCTgaacaaaagaaatgaatgatatAAGATTCTTTATTAATAGAAGGTCAATAAGTGTTTGAAGATTGATAAATCATAAACATACTGGATTGTTTGCTGCCACACCACCATCAATAAGATTGAAATCTCTAACTTTGCCCGATGGATCCTTGGTTTCAAAATAATGGGCAGGAAGATAAGTCGGGGCAGCTGAAGTTCCAATGCAGATATCAGACAAAAGGGCATCCGTTGATGGGTTATTCTTCACATTATAGCTAGAAAAGATAGTTGGCTGGAGGCGCTTGATGTCAAAAGTAGGGATCACAATATTTGTCAATGTCTGGTGCAACCATGTATCTCCCAACTTTTCCTTGACAATACTATGCAAGAATTTGCCATCATACTTTGGTCCTCTCAGAGTCTTTACCAGATTTGCAGCCGAGGCAAATTTAGAGCTATTGGCAGAAAATACTTAAATTAGTATCTTCATGGATGAAAATCAGTTGTAATGCTATAATTCATCATCAGCATTAATTATTACCTGTCTTGAGGAAATATTTTAGGGCAGTTCTCAAGGTAGAAGTCATTGATGTCTTTAGCAGCAAACAAAGGGCGGTTTTGCTTATTCGGTGCAGCTAGCATAGCCGTCACGAGGCCGCCAGTGCTAGTCCCTGAAATCACATCAAAGTAATCCGCAAGCCTTGCATCTGCACCATCCAGCTTCTGTAAATTTGAATAGAAAAGCTAATCAGTGATACAAACAAGAGATAAAACTGCGTGTGTGAAAAATAAACGACCATGCATTAcaatcctatatatatacacattatgcatgtaaaactatatatttagtGTTAAACTTACGGCATGcattcaacttaattttttattattatatatgatcATGAACCCGAAAACACAAAAGCACGCAAGATCTTGCATGTCTATTTGACATGCATTAGTATACGTGCTAAAAGAGCCCGTTTTCTTTTCTACCTGAAGCTCAGACTCTAAAAAGGCAAGGATAGTTCCTGGTATAATGCCTCTTATTCCACCT
This region includes:
- the LOC18108740 gene encoding patatin-like protein 2, translated to MANMQTPRSPLQLPTRGNQITVLSIDGGGIRGIIPGTILAFLESELQKLDGADARLADYFDVISGTSTGGLVTAMLAAPNKQNRPLFAAKDINDFYLENCPKIFPQDSSKFASAANLVKTLRGPKYDGKFLHSIVKEKLGDTWLHQTLTNIVIPTFDIKRLQPTIFSSYNVKNNPSTDALLSDICIGTSAAPTYLPAHYFETKDPSGKVRDFNLIDGGVAANNPTLVAISV